One window from the genome of Bacteroidota bacterium encodes:
- a CDS encoding T9SS type A sorting domain-containing protein, translated as MKKIILFLSKGTFVTLLVLLTAWGTSKGQSYSMSTDNCTITSNVITFDVMMTNSGPADMRINSTVIRMTHGTALLPAGTNTVTFSYVNDGQSIIPRSFPPTNSPTFSYTAAARQWQVSTGTAIYQNATCAGPPNEAPVVLPGQTVKLGRFALTMVSNSNGNNAFVAGASAQLAFAPTAAMIVYLNCNSVTSLSSALTKTLITPCALTVPSAGCTIAASIQSQINTLCFGETGSATATSTGGTAPVTYSWNTSPVQTGATATGLQPGSYIVTATGADACSATATAVITGPTAALVASAVQDAPILCNGGTTSVTVSATGGTSPYLGTGTFTVSAGTHNYTITDANNCTTNTSVTVSEPDALTATGSSTDASTPSATDGTVTANVSGGTAPYTIIWNTTPTQTGPTATGLGVGFYTANITDDNGCVTTASATVSSPSCALLASSSQGPAILCFGGTTTVTVSQTGGVEPVTGTGAFTVGAGSYSFTVTDNNGCSSTTNITVSEPSAVAITPSFLPILCNGGTTAVTITGSGGTPPYSGEGTFNQTVGSDTYIVTDANGCTATVTLTFYEPTAVVASSSATAIACFGGSSTVTVSATGGTAPYTGTGTFTEVAGTYTYTVTDANGCTATTTVTITEPSELVASSSATAIGCFGGSSTVTVSATGGTAPYTGTGSFSEVAGTYTYTVTDANNCTATTTITITQPALLTASSSATAILCNGGESTVTVTAAGGTPTYIGVGTFTVLAGTYTYNVSDLNGCTASTTITVTEPTALAATATSTPASCPTCADGTVSIASVTGGTSPYSSTNLTGLLPGNYCITVTDANGCTTSACATVNTAACSIVASSVQDGPILCNGGTTTITVSQTGGALPVTGTGTFTVSAGPYSFTVTDANGCSSTTTGTVSEPTVLSASSSQDAAILCNGGTTTITVSATGGTTPYSGTGTFTVSAGSYSFTVTDANGCTSTTTGTVTEPSAVVASSSSTAILCNGGSSTVTVSATGGTAPYSGTGTFTETAGTYTYTVTDANGCTATTTITITEPAALVASSSATAILCNGGSSTVTVSATGGTAPYTGTGFFNETAGTYTYTVTDANGCSATTTITITEPAVLVASSSFTPILCNCGSSTITVSATGGTAPYSGTGTFTLGGGSWTFTVTDANGCESSTSIFITEPSQLEATAFATGSILCFGGTTTVSVNASGGTAPYSGTGTFNQAAGTITYTVTDANGCTSSSSVTLTQPTKVEGTTSTTPASGCSTPDGTATVVASGGNGSYTYVWSPGGQTTATATGLVAGSYTVSITDGNGCSGSATALVTGSGGSVGTPSAISGPAGACRNSAGIVYSVINDPNATSYTWTLPSGATGSSTTNSITVAFGSGFNGGFICVAANNACGSSMTSCLNIPVIVAYPSLPAVISGPSVTCGAGVYTFSTSSANATSYNWTVTGTGVFIASGQGTNTITVSVPVNFAQGSVQVRGVNCNGISAVRGMTITGIPAHSNAVSGPTKVCANGTATYSMPVVPGVDTYTWSITGDASLDGQNLTSTTSSATFNFGPAWTSGQVSITVSNTCGSYTRSFTVGSVPNQPGGITGPGTALCNLSGVTYSIVAVPGATSYNWSVPAGVNIVSTAPNGLSIVVNFTAAFTTNAGNICVSANNACGAGPARCFTVTSRPAVPVITGPTSVCKTQSNVSYNLAPITGATSYTWSVTGGASIAPSGTTAIVNFNTALTSSAVVRANAVNACGASQPAALAVSVNQFCRTAADNASINTAEFSVYPNPTSAKTTVSFNSDSDMKYTVKVADLLGNIIYSNVIDASENYNSTEINMTDFAKGVYVISVTSEDGNSQSKRVVVE; from the coding sequence ATGAAAAAAATAATACTATTCCTTTCTAAAGGAACATTCGTGACGTTGCTCGTCTTGTTGACGGCATGGGGCACCAGCAAAGGACAAAGTTATTCGATGTCCACTGATAATTGTACGATAACTTCGAACGTAATTACTTTCGATGTTATGATGACGAATAGCGGACCTGCGGACATGCGCATCAACTCCACAGTTATTCGTATGACACATGGTACTGCATTATTACCTGCAGGAACTAACACAGTTACATTTTCTTATGTAAACGATGGCCAATCGATAATACCGAGGTCATTTCCTCCTACTAATTCGCCGACATTCAGTTATACTGCGGCTGCAAGACAATGGCAGGTTTCAACAGGTACTGCGATCTACCAGAATGCAACTTGTGCCGGACCACCTAATGAGGCTCCTGTAGTGCTACCTGGCCAAACAGTTAAGTTAGGCCGTTTTGCCTTGACTATGGTTAGTAATTCAAACGGTAATAACGCATTTGTTGCAGGAGCATCAGCACAACTTGCTTTTGCACCAACTGCTGCAATGATCGTTTACCTGAATTGTAATTCAGTAACATCTTTGTCTTCTGCATTAACGAAAACTCTTATAACGCCATGTGCATTAACAGTACCTTCAGCAGGTTGTACAATTGCAGCTTCAATCCAGTCTCAGATAAACACATTGTGTTTTGGTGAAACAGGATCTGCTACTGCAACATCAACAGGTGGAACAGCGCCGGTAACTTATTCATGGAATACATCACCGGTACAAACAGGTGCAACTGCAACCGGACTTCAACCCGGTTCTTATATTGTAACTGCTACAGGTGCTGATGCATGTTCTGCAACAGCCACTGCAGTAATTACTGGTCCTACTGCAGCACTAGTTGCTTCGGCGGTTCAAGATGCTCCTATTCTTTGTAATGGCGGAACTACTTCAGTAACGGTATCTGCAACAGGCGGAACATCACCTTATTTAGGAACAGGTACATTCACTGTTAGTGCGGGTACACATAATTATACAATTACAGATGCCAACAATTGTACTACTAATACGTCGGTAACTGTATCAGAGCCGGATGCATTAACAGCAACCGGAAGTTCAACAGACGCTTCTACACCTTCAGCAACAGATGGAACTGTTACTGCTAACGTTTCCGGTGGAACAGCTCCATACACAATTATATGGAATACAACACCAACACAAACAGGACCAACAGCAACAGGTCTGGGTGTAGGATTTTACACGGCTAATATAACAGATGATAACGGTTGCGTGACTACTGCATCAGCAACTGTTTCAAGTCCTTCTTGTGCTTTACTGGCTTCATCTTCACAAGGCCCTGCAATTCTTTGTTTCGGTGGAACAACAACCGTTACTGTTTCTCAAACAGGCGGCGTTGAACCCGTAACAGGAACAGGAGCATTTACAGTGGGTGCAGGATCATATTCTTTTACTGTCACTGATAATAATGGATGTTCTTCAACTACAAATATCACAGTATCTGAACCGTCTGCTGTTGCGATCACTCCTTCATTCCTTCCAATTCTATGTAATGGTGGAACTACTGCTGTTACAATCACAGGATCGGGTGGAACACCTCCTTATTCAGGTGAAGGTACATTCAACCAGACAGTTGGATCAGATACTTACATAGTAACTGACGCTAACGGCTGTACTGCTACAGTAACTCTTACTTTCTACGAACCTACTGCAGTTGTTGCTTCTTCTTCTGCAACAGCAATCGCTTGTTTCGGTGGATCATCAACAGTAACAGTATCTGCAACAGGTGGAACTGCTCCTTACACAGGAACAGGTACATTTACTGAAGTAGCAGGGACTTATACTTACACAGTAACTGATGCAAATGGTTGCACAGCTACAACTACAGTAACGATCACTGAGCCTTCTGAATTAGTTGCTTCTTCTTCTGCAACAGCAATCGGTTGTTTCGGTGGATCATCAACAGTAACAGTATCTGCAACAGGCGGAACAGCTCCTTACACAGGAACAGGTTCATTCTCTGAAGTAGCCGGAACTTATACTTACACTGTAACTGATGCAAACAATTGCACAGCTACAACAACAATTACAATTACTCAACCAGCACTTCTTACAGCGTCTTCTTCTGCAACAGCAATTCTTTGTAACGGTGGTGAATCGACAGTAACTGTGACAGCAGCCGGTGGTACTCCAACTTATATCGGAGTAGGAACTTTTACGGTTCTTGCAGGAACATATACATATAATGTATCTGATCTTAACGGATGTACTGCTTCAACAACGATTACAGTTACTGAACCAACAGCTTTAGCTGCAACTGCAACATCAACTCCGGCATCATGTCCTACATGTGCTGATGGTACTGTTTCAATCGCTTCTGTAACAGGTGGTACTTCTCCTTATTCTTCTACAAACTTAACAGGACTTCTTCCTGGTAACTATTGCATCACTGTAACTGACGCTAACGGATGTACAACATCTGCTTGTGCTACAGTAAACACTGCTGCTTGTTCTATCGTTGCTTCTTCAGTTCAGGACGGACCGATCCTTTGTAATGGTGGTACAACTACTATAACTGTTTCTCAGACAGGTGGTGCATTACCGGTAACAGGAACAGGAACTTTCACGGTTAGTGCAGGTCCTTATTCTTTCACTGTTACTGATGCTAATGGATGTTCATCTACAACAACCGGTACAGTTTCTGAACCAACAGTACTTTCTGCTTCATCAAGTCAGGATGCTGCAATTCTTTGTAATGGCGGAACAACAACAATCACGGTTTCTGCAACAGGTGGAACTACTCCTTATTCAGGAACAGGAACATTTACTGTTTCAGCAGGATCATACTCATTTACTGTAACTGACGCTAATGGTTGTACATCTACAACTACAGGAACGGTTACTGAGCCTTCTGCAGTTGTTGCATCATCATCTTCTACAGCGATTCTTTGTAATGGCGGTTCATCTACAGTAACAGTTTCTGCAACAGGTGGAACAGCTCCTTATTCAGGAACTGGTACATTCACTGAAACAGCAGGAACGTATACTTACACAGTAACTGATGCTAATGGTTGTACAGCTACAACTACTATCACTATTACTGAACCTGCTGCACTTGTAGCATCTTCTTCTGCAACAGCAATCCTTTGTAATGGCGGTTCATCAACAGTAACAGTTTCTGCAACTGGTGGAACAGCTCCTTACACAGGAACAGGTTTTTTCAATGAAACAGCAGGAACTTATACTTACACAGTAACTGATGCAAACGGTTGTTCAGCTACAACTACTATTACAATTACAGAACCTGCTGTTCTTGTAGCATCATCTTCATTTACACCGATTCTTTGTAATTGTGGTTCATCAACAATAACAGTATCTGCAACTGGTGGAACAGCTCCTTATTCAGGTACTGGTACATTCACGCTAGGTGGTGGGTCATGGACATTCACTGTAACTGATGCTAACGGTTGTGAATCTTCAACTTCTATTTTTATAACAGAACCTTCTCAACTGGAAGCGACTGCTTTTGCAACAGGAAGTATTCTTTGCTTCGGCGGAACAACTACTGTTAGCGTTAATGCATCAGGTGGAACAGCTCCTTATTCAGGAACAGGTACATTCAATCAAGCGGCAGGTACAATTACATATACTGTAACTGATGCTAACGGATGTACTTCATCGTCTTCTGTTACATTAACTCAACCAACAAAAGTAGAAGGAACAACTTCAACTACTCCTGCTTCAGGATGTTCTACACCTGACGGAACTGCAACAGTTGTTGCTTCCGGAGGAAATGGTTCTTATACTTATGTATGGTCACCGGGCGGACAAACTACTGCTACTGCAACAGGTTTAGTTGCCGGTTCATATACGGTTTCTATTACTGATGGTAATGGATGTTCCGGTTCTGCTACAGCTTTAGTTACTGGTTCAGGTGGTTCAGTTGGTACTCCAAGTGCTATCAGCGGTCCGGCAGGAGCTTGTCGTAACTCTGCAGGAATCGTTTACTCAGTTATTAATGATCCTAACGCAACAAGCTATACATGGACTCTTCCAAGCGGCGCTACAGGCTCATCAACTACAAACAGTATCACTGTTGCATTCGGTAGCGGATTCAATGGCGGATTCATTTGTGTTGCTGCAAACAACGCTTGTGGTTCAAGTATGACAAGTTGTTTAAATATTCCAGTGATCGTTGCATATCCTTCTTTACCTGCTGTGATCAGCGGACCAAGTGTAACTTGTGGTGCAGGTGTGTATACATTCTCAACTTCATCAGCTAATGCAACTAGCTACAACTGGACCGTTACAGGTACAGGTGTATTCATTGCTTCTGGTCAAGGTACAAATACAATTACTGTTAGTGTTCCTGTAAACTTTGCTCAAGGATCTGTTCAGGTTCGTGGTGTAAACTGTAATGGAATCTCTGCAGTTCGTGGTATGACTATCACGGGTATTCCTGCACACTCTAATGCAGTGAGTGGACCTACAAAAGTTTGTGCAAACGGAACTGCTACATATTCAATGCCTGTTGTTCCGGGTGTAGACACTTATACATGGTCTATCACAGGTGACGCTTCACTTGATGGACAGAACTTAACTTCAACAACTTCTTCAGCAACGTTCAACTTCGGACCTGCATGGACAAGCGGACAAGTGAGCATTACAGTATCTAACACTTGTGGATCTTATACAAGATCATTTACTGTAGGTTCTGTTCCAAATCAACCGGGCGGTATTACTGGTCCTGGTACAGCTCTTTGTAACTTGAGCGGAGTAACTTATTCTATTGTTGCGGTTCCGGGTGCTACTTCATACAACTGGTCAGTACCGGCAGGTGTGAATATCGTATCAACTGCACCTAACGGCTTATCAATCGTAGTTAACTTCACTGCTGCATTTACTACTAATGCAGGTAACATCTGTGTGTCTGCTAACAATGCTTGCGGTGCTGGTCCGGCTCGTTGTTTCACTGTTACTTCCCGCCCTGCTGTCCCTGTAATCACAGGTCCAACATCGGTTTGTAAAACTCAGTCAAACGTGTCTTATAACCTTGCTCCGATAACAGGTGCTACAAGTTATACATGGTCAGTAACAGGTGGCGCTTCGATCGCTCCATCAGGAACAACTGCAATTGTAAACTTCAACACAGCATTGACTTCTTCTGCTGTTGTACGCGCAAATGCAGTTAACGCTTGTGGCGCTTCTCAACCGGCTGCACTTGCAGTTTCTGTAAATCAGTTCTGTCGTACAGCTGCTGATAACGCTTCAATCAACACAGCTGAATTCTCAGTTTATCCGAACCCGACTTCTGCTAAAACAACTGTTTCTTTCAATTCAGATTCTGATATGAAATATACAGTGAAGGTTGCAGATCTACTTGGTAACATCATTTATTCAAATGTTATCGATGCTTCTGAAAACTATAATTCAACTGAAATCAACATGACAGATTTCGCTAAAGGTGTTTATGTAATCAGCGTAACTTCTGAAGACGGAAACTCTCAATCGAAACGAGTTGTAGTTGAGTAA
- a CDS encoding T9SS type A sorting domain-containing protein, translated as MKKATTKILLMIGLMLSALQNSNAANFYWVGGSGSWSDFANHWATTSGGSTFHTSIPNLNDDVFFDAQSFTAINQFVQLDSTFYFCKNMDWTGALYMPSIEGMGATLKVYGSLTFIDNMIVNQISFAFSSTQTGVNIDTRQKELGYIQFNGSGSFVLQSPLYCTGNIELTDGSLDANGNNIHCNSFTKTVLPVLTTGDITVTIAGTSFSTQPRKFQALGTITGSDLTTVIFDCASGEIEASGSTTVFDSVMFIGAGSVLRISSNYVSMTDNGFVGNSIIQKGIFDKQIILSTSTFDTLSSTNIYLYVNETSTVNNLLDINSDCNNFGTLNSMYPGGISTLNVPSGNVTLNYIQLSGITATGGATFTANNSIDNGNNTGWTITSLTPRKLFWVNGTGNWNDPAHWSLTSGGIPTTCSPTKLDSTIFDANSLTAGDTVYTVNDLATCNNLQISNVAFGPVFSGTFLTVNGSVDIQSAVTWNVNTLKLTGTASTCILGSIAPLNYIDKVGTGTYTATTDLNFEILFLESGTMDFSNRSVNAIGLNSYPLTTVIMTNTLFYTQGFSFMGTQTGSSTAQIQFPTSNAVMASSGTYYSIDFTQDGRIDSNVTANIFKSTGTVHLGNNNSFGRMEVGGDLYLHGQNSTDTLQLNNGGHSIIQDAGRTFTVTNEIFATANCNKMISLRSGTSGAQTNIVKTLSNAVNVDYFDIADINVSGAVFNATNSINSGNNTGWTITSPTARNLYWIGGPGNWSDSTHWALVSGGTGGNCVPTAVDDVYLDQNSGLSGNTLTFDIANPAMNKFDMRTAGTEVTLAPGIPAIVTMYSSAYFAPTTIIQLQNLRMLSSGTAELFTGGSLMDEMEIEMANGTFTLADEFSGTSINLASGSLDLNGNNITVSNLSSEAGTTVNLGPVTIEVTNFDLKGTNTNTAQTDFNMNVFAPAYYAYGYYFKTQGTFKNITVNAPGCNFSTPSLTCKQFTAYYYAGISGVSSTCTIEKAVFFNDVGLFGNNYFDTLFFNNPGRTVTVYGTQEIGTQLICGGSPGFPVYLNGTNAATFSKTSGDVCISNALLQGITGAGGANFYAGQGCTDLGGNVNWQFTPCLVTSDVWPGDANFDLLCNNFDILNIGVAFNETGPVRGGGNNSWTAQPAADFSSWFSSAVNIKHADSDGNGIVEYADTVAIDQNYSLNHPARLTPPVITTSSHLLPPLSLEATPDTVGPSMAVHIDVLLGTAAVPVDSLYGIAFTVNYDPTVVDTMSVQSSFVGSWLGTVGVDMITFVRHFPTIGKLEVAMVRNDHQNVANGFGDLASFDVVIVDNISTVTNSLFRLTDVTAITYTQLVQPLARVNDTIYVDPTVNKVPVIDLNKYFKVYPNPATSVLNIYSNDIMIQYMDIFDITGKQLVHLKVNGNQASIPVESLPQGIYQLRCISEQGIFNRAIEIVKR; from the coding sequence ATGAAAAAAGCTACAACGAAAATTTTACTCATGATCGGATTGATGTTATCCGCTCTTCAGAATTCCAATGCTGCAAATTTTTATTGGGTTGGAGGATCAGGAAGCTGGAGTGACTTTGCAAATCATTGGGCAACGACAAGTGGTGGGTCTACATTTCATACATCCATTCCAAATCTGAATGATGATGTGTTTTTTGATGCTCAATCATTCACTGCAATCAATCAGTTTGTACAACTGGACTCTACATTTTATTTCTGTAAGAACATGGATTGGACCGGTGCGCTATATATGCCGAGTATTGAAGGAATGGGTGCAACTCTCAAAGTTTATGGCTCGCTTACATTTATTGATAATATGATCGTTAATCAGATAAGTTTCGCCTTCTCATCTACTCAAACAGGTGTAAACATTGACACCAGACAAAAAGAACTTGGTTATATTCAGTTTAATGGAAGTGGTTCATTTGTTCTTCAATCGCCATTGTATTGTACAGGAAATATAGAGTTAACAGATGGTAGTCTTGATGCAAACGGAAATAATATTCATTGTAATTCATTTACCAAAACAGTTCTTCCCGTTTTAACAACAGGTGATATCACCGTTACAATTGCAGGCACTTCATTCAGTACTCAACCAAGAAAATTTCAGGCTCTTGGAACAATTACCGGCAGTGATCTTACTACAGTGATCTTTGATTGTGCAAGTGGAGAAATCGAAGCTTCAGGAAGTACTACTGTATTTGATTCTGTTATGTTCATAGGTGCAGGATCTGTTCTCAGAATTAGTTCTAATTATGTGTCAATGACCGATAATGGATTTGTTGGAAACTCAATCATCCAAAAAGGTATTTTTGATAAACAAATCATTCTTAGTACAAGTACATTCGATACGCTCTCCAGCACCAATATTTATTTATATGTAAATGAAACTTCAACTGTAAATAATTTACTTGATATAAATTCTGATTGCAATAATTTCGGAACTCTGAACTCAATGTATCCGGGTGGAATTTCTACTCTGAATGTACCTTCCGGAAATGTGACATTAAATTATATTCAACTGAGTGGAATCACTGCTACGGGCGGTGCTACATTTACTGCTAACAATTCAATTGACAATGGTAATAACACCGGCTGGACAATTACAAGCCTTACGCCGAGAAAATTATTTTGGGTAAATGGAACAGGAAACTGGAATGATCCGGCTCATTGGTCACTTACCAGCGGCGGAATCCCAACTACATGTAGTCCGACAAAACTTGACAGCACAATTTTCGATGCAAATTCTTTAACAGCCGGCGACACTGTTTATACAGTCAATGATCTCGCAACTTGTAATAATCTGCAAATTTCTAACGTTGCATTCGGGCCGGTATTTTCAGGAACTTTTCTAACTGTAAATGGTTCTGTAGATATTCAATCAGCAGTAACCTGGAATGTTAATACTTTGAAATTAACAGGCACTGCAAGTACTTGCATTCTGGGTTCAATAGCTCCGTTAAATTATATTGATAAAGTAGGTACAGGAACTTATACTGCAACAACTGATCTGAATTTTGAGATTCTGTTTCTCGAAAGTGGTACAATGGATTTCAGCAACAGAAGTGTGAATGCCATCGGATTAAATTCGTATCCGCTTACAACCGTAATTATGACGAATACACTTTTCTACACGCAGGGGTTTTCATTTATGGGTACTCAGACTGGTTCGTCAACTGCGCAAATTCAATTCCCAACTTCAAATGCTGTTATGGCATCAAGCGGAACATATTACAGTATTGATTTTACTCAGGATGGGCGAATAGATTCAAATGTAACAGCAAACATTTTTAAAAGTACAGGTACTGTTCATCTTGGAAATAATAATTCATTTGGAAGAATGGAAGTAGGCGGTGACTTGTATCTGCATGGACAAAATTCTACTGATACATTGCAATTAAATAACGGCGGACATTCAATTATCCAGGACGCAGGAAGAACATTCACTGTTACGAATGAAATATTTGCAACTGCGAATTGTAATAAAATGATCAGTCTTCGAAGTGGAACTTCGGGTGCGCAAACGAATATTGTCAAGACTTTGTCTAATGCTGTAAACGTCGACTACTTTGATATTGCTGACATCAATGTTTCAGGTGCAGTGTTCAATGCAACGAATAGTATCAACTCCGGTAATAATACCGGATGGACTATCACTTCGCCTACTGCAAGAAACTTATATTGGATTGGCGGACCGGGAAACTGGAGTGATTCTACACACTGGGCTTTAGTAAGTGGTGGCACCGGTGGTAACTGTGTTCCTACTGCAGTAGACGATGTATACCTTGATCAGAATTCAGGACTGAGTGGAAACACTCTGACATTCGATATTGCAAATCCTGCCATGAATAAATTCGATATGCGCACAGCAGGAACTGAAGTTACATTGGCTCCGGGAATTCCGGCAATAGTTACAATGTATTCATCAGCGTACTTTGCACCGACTACAATCATCCAATTGCAAAACCTGAGAATGCTTTCTTCAGGTACTGCAGAATTATTTACCGGCGGAAGTTTAATGGATGAAATGGAAATAGAAATGGCAAATGGAACATTCACACTTGCTGATGAATTTTCCGGAACGAGCATTAATCTTGCATCGGGCTCACTTGATCTTAATGGAAACAATATCACGGTTTCGAATTTAAGTAGTGAAGCGGGCACAACAGTAAATCTTGGACCTGTAACAATAGAAGTTACAAACTTTGATCTTAAAGGAACAAATACAAATACTGCACAAACGGATTTTAATATGAACGTTTTTGCTCCTGCTTATTATGCGTACGGTTACTATTTCAAAACTCAGGGGACATTTAAAAACATTACTGTAAATGCACCAGGTTGTAATTTCAGTACACCGAGTCTTACATGTAAACAATTTACGGCTTACTACTATGCAGGTATCAGTGGAGTTTCCAGTACATGCACAATTGAGAAGGCTGTATTCTTCAATGATGTTGGTTTATTTGGTAATAATTATTTTGATACACTGTTCTTTAATAATCCCGGACGTACAGTTACTGTGTATGGAACTCAGGAGATCGGTACTCAGCTAATATGTGGAGGTAGTCCGGGATTTCCAGTGTATTTAAATGGAACAAACGCTGCAACATTCTCAAAAACTTCAGGTGACGTTTGTATCAGTAATGCATTGTTGCAAGGGATCACCGGCGCAGGCGGGGCGAATTTTTATGCCGGACAAGGCTGTACAGATCTCGGCGGAAATGTTAACTGGCAATTTACACCTTGTCTTGTTACTTCCGATGTATGGCCGGGTGATGCAAATTTTGATTTGTTGTGCAACAACTTTGACATACTAAATATCGGTGTTGCATTCAATGAAACCGGTCCTGTAAGAGGAGGTGGAAATAATTCCTGGACTGCGCAACCCGCAGCAGATTTTTCTTCGTGGTTCAGTTCTGCAGTGAATATCAAACATGCAGATAGTGATGGAAATGGAATTGTAGAGTATGCTGATACAGTTGCAATCGATCAGAATTATTCTCTCAATCACCCGGCTCGTTTAACACCTCCTGTTATTACTACTTCAAGTCATCTTCTTCCACCGCTTAGTCTTGAAGCAACTCCTGATACTGTCGGACCATCAATGGCAGTACATATTGATGTGCTATTGGGCACAGCGGCCGTTCCGGTTGATAGTTTGTATGGAATTGCATTTACTGTAAACTATGATCCAACTGTTGTTGATACAATGAGTGTACAATCGAGTTTTGTTGGAAGCTGGTTAGGAACTGTTGGTGTTGATATGATCACATTCGTCAGACATTTTCCTACGATTGGAAAACTTGAAGTTGCAATGGTGAGAAACGATCATCAGAATGTTGCAAACGGTTTTGGTGATCTTGCATCTTTCGATGTTGTTATTGTAGATAATATTTCTACAGTTACAAATTCACTGTTCAGGTTAACTGATGTAACAGCGATAACATACACTCAACTTGTTCAACCATTGGCAAGAGTGAATGATACAATTTATGTAGATCCGACTGTAAACAAAGTACCGGTTATAGACTTAAACAAATACTTTAAAGTTTATCCGAATCCTGCAACGTCCGTTTTGAATATCTATTCAAATGATATCATGATCCAGTACATGGATATTTTTGATATCACAGGAAAGCAACTAGTGCATTTGAAAGTAAATGGTAACCAGGCTTCGATTCCTGTTGAAAGTTTACCTCAAGGAATTTATCAGCTTCGTTGTATTTCTGAACAAGGAATATTTAACAGAGCAATTGAAATTGTAAAAAGATAA
- a CDS encoding cytochrome C, which yields MKKILRVIGIILGIVVIAVIGFLIYFNSTHPNVAAAKDIHVEITPERLERGKYLANYVTNCIDCHSKRDFTKFSGPIVPGTEGMGGEVFDGPKADVPGVIYARNITPAGIGDWTDGELFRAITVGVNKKGEALFPLMPYTHFSKMSQEDIYSIISYIRSLKPIENKIPERKLDFPLNLIVKTIPKDLDGPLPPAPDRANTLAYGEYMVNAVACIACHTKLEKGQMLPGTEFAGGFKFCIDGHCATSANITPDNETGIGLLTKEAFLDKFRFYRDEKAKNIPVGKGGNNSPMPWGLYSNLTDEDLSAIYDYLRTLPPVVNKVEKYSVQTEPKYN from the coding sequence ATGAAAAAAATTCTTAGAGTTATTGGCATTATCCTCGGAATAGTAGTTATCGCTGTAATCGGATTTCTGATTTACTTCAACAGTACTCACCCAAATGTCGCAGCAGCTAAGGACATCCATGTAGAAATTACACCAGAACGACTTGAAAGAGGAAAGTATTTAGCAAATTATGTTACAAATTGTATTGATTGTCATTCTAAGCGCGACTTTACAAAATTCAGTGGACCGATCGTTCCGGGAACTGAAGGAATGGGCGGAGAAGTTTTTGACGGACCGAAAGCAGATGTGCCCGGAGTTATCTATGCAAGAAATATTACACCTGCCGGTATTGGCGACTGGACTGATGGAGAATTGTTTCGTGCAATTACAGTGGGAGTAAATAAAAAAGGCGAAGCACTATTTCCTCTGATGCCTTATACACATTTCAGTAAAATGTCGCAGGAAGATATTTATTCTATCATATCATATATCCGTTCTCTGAAACCAATTGAGAACAAAATCCCTGAACGGAAACTTGATTTCCCGCTTAATCTTATTGTTAAAACAATTCCAAAAGATCTTGATGGTCCATTGCCACCGGCACCCGACCGCGCAAACACACTTGCCTATGGTGAGTACATGGTCAATGCAGTCGCTTGTATTGCTTGTCATACCAAGTTAGAAAAAGGTCAGATGCTACCGGGAACAGAATTTGCCGGAGGATTTAAATTTTGCATCGATGGACATTGTGCTACATCGGCTAACATTACTCCGGATAATGAAACCGGTATCGGACTCCTGACCAAAGAAGCATTTCTTGATAAGTTTCGTTTTTACAGAGATGAAAAGGCGAAAAACATTCCTGTTGGAAAAGGAGGAAATAATTCACCAATGCCCTGGGGCTTGTACAGTAATCTGACTGACGAAGATCTGAGTGCTATCTATGATTATTTGCGAACATTGCCACCTGTTGTAAATAAAGTAGAGAAGTATTCTGTTCAGACAGAACCAAAATATAACTAG